Part of the Paenibacillus sp. JNUCC32 genome is shown below.
ATAATTAGCGAAGTAGAAGGAGCAGGATTCAGATATGCCCTTTACATTTGAATGACATGGTGCTAAACTTGATTTCGATAGTTATAGAACTGCAGAAGATATACGGGGAGGTGGGTACAGTGGGAGAAAATCAAGAAGCTATGGGGCAAGCGGTTAAAGTGTATAAAGCTTTGGGGGAACCAACCCGGCTGAAGATCGCTTTACTGCTCGCGAAAGAGAGCAATTTATGCTTCACCGCGGTCGGTGAAAGGCTTGAATCGGTTGCAGGCTCGACGCTATCGCATCATTTAAAGCAATTGACGGACTCTGGCTTGATTGATTCTCGCAAGAATGGATCGTTTATTCACTATAACGTCAATCGAGAAGTAGCGGGAAAATTTGCGCCCTTTTTGTTGGCGTAATTTTTTTCGAAGTCATTTCTATATATTTAGAACAGTAGAAATGGTGGGACTCTTTGCTAATCATCCCTATTCCATATTAAGAAGGAGAGAATAACTATGAGCGGTCAAACGAATACGATGGAGATTGGAATGAGCACCTTCCTCCATGCTAATCCCGGAAATGGCGGTGTCTCGCATGCCGAGAGGCTGCGCCAAGCGATCGAAGAAATCCAATTGGCAGATCAGGTCGGCCTTGATGTTTATGCCATCGGCGAGCATCATCGCATCGAATACACTAGCTCGTCGCCAGCCGTCATTCTGGCAGCAGCTGCCGCTACAACGAAGCGGATCCGGCTCTCGAGCGCAGTGACGGTGCTATCTTCGGATGATCCGGTGCGGGTGTACCAGGACTTTGCAACGCTGGACGGGCTATCGAACGGGCGAGCAGAAATCATGGCCGGACGGGGTTCGTTCATCGAATCGTTCCCGCTATTCGGCTATGACCTGAAACATTACGAGGAATTGTATGAAGAGAAACTGGAACTGCTGCTGAAGATTCGTGAATCCGAAAAGGTGACCTGGCGCGGCGGTCATCGCCCCGCGATTGACAACATGGGCGTCTACCCGCGTGCACAGCAGGAACCTTTACCTGTCTGGATCGGTACGGGGGGGAGCCCGGAATCGGCTGTTCGCGCTGGTTTGCTGGGACTTCCGGTTGTCTTCTCTATCCTGGGCGGTGCGCCGGAGAGATTCGCACCCTTGGTGGAGCTTTATAAAGAAGCCGCCGTGAAAGCCGGTCACGATCCGAATAAGCTGCAAATTGCTACGCATTCGCATGGCTTTATTTCGGATACGACACAAGAGGCAGCTAAGCGGTATTACCCTGTCATGGCCGCCCAAATGAACCAGCTTGGACGGGAACGAGGCTGGCCTCCTTATACACAAGACTCGTACGATGCAGCCCGCAGCCTTCAAGGCGCTCTTTATGTTGGAGATCCCGAATATGTCGCAGAGAAGATCGTGCTGCTGCATAAGAACCTAGGCTTGACTCGATTCATGATGTATAACGATTTCAGTTCATTGCCGCATCGCGACTTGCTGCGGACGATTGAGCTTCTCGGCACCAAAGTAGCGCCGATTGTCCGTAAGGAGCTGGCACGTCAGACATCCGGCCACAATGCTTTAAGTAGAGGCCGAACACTTGGAACGAGGAGGCTTGATTGAGCCGAGAAATGAAGTCGGCGAATTGAGCATTATTTTTAACTATGACTTCTATAGATTTAGAACTGATGAAATGAAAAGGGGAAAACAGATGAGAAATTCATGGAAAATTTATATTCTGGCTATTGTCAGCTTTTTAGTCGGAACTTCGGAGTTTGTGATTACTGGCATTTTGGATATGCTTGCAAGCGATATTGGAGTGTCGGTAGTAGCGGCCGGGCAGTTGATTACGGTCTACTCGCTTGCTTATGCCATTGGTACCCCGATTCTTATTGCACTCACGGCAAAAATGGATCGGAGAAAGCTTATGCTGTCGGCTTTGGGATTGTTTTTCGTAGGGAACTTGATCACTGTCACAACTACAGGCTACGGCATGCTGCTTGGAGCAAGAATTATTTTGGCGATCAGCACGGGGGTATTTATGGTCGTCGCCCTGACGGTTGCCGCCAAAATATCTCGTCCTGGAAAACAGGGCAGCGCGATCGCCACGGTTCTAGTGGGCTTTAACCTC
Proteins encoded:
- a CDS encoding ArsR/SmtB family transcription factor, whose amino-acid sequence is MGENQEAMGQAVKVYKALGEPTRLKIALLLAKESNLCFTAVGERLESVAGSTLSHHLKQLTDSGLIDSRKNGSFIHYNVNREVAGKFAPFLLA
- a CDS encoding LLM class flavin-dependent oxidoreductase, which encodes MSGQTNTMEIGMSTFLHANPGNGGVSHAERLRQAIEEIQLADQVGLDVYAIGEHHRIEYTSSSPAVILAAAAATTKRIRLSSAVTVLSSDDPVRVYQDFATLDGLSNGRAEIMAGRGSFIESFPLFGYDLKHYEELYEEKLELLLKIRESEKVTWRGGHRPAIDNMGVYPRAQQEPLPVWIGTGGSPESAVRAGLLGLPVVFSILGGAPERFAPLVELYKEAAVKAGHDPNKLQIATHSHGFISDTTQEAAKRYYPVMAAQMNQLGRERGWPPYTQDSYDAARSLQGALYVGDPEYVAEKIVLLHKNLGLTRFMMYNDFSSLPHRDLLRTIELLGTKVAPIVRKELARQTSGHNALSRGRTLGTRRLD